One region of Acaryochloris thomasi RCC1774 genomic DNA includes:
- a CDS encoding acyltransferase family protein produces the protein MTALTQHAGTADTRSSSESLRGLAILAVLVNHYINDYSTMNVGGFANVIVSVFFLLSGYGIFASVRKKVIKDFSIISLVLFFRDRLVRLFPLYWIALAAQMLVNHEPYQVSDFLGIGAEGHYWFISAILQCYLLSPFLAYALDRKKYLTLFGTTLVFIGVYFLPSHYPFLANTLGWLHFVESPYLDIYFLHTYLFFLGMSLQKLELIKNRTQWESKIPKSVHCTIFLLIFILICFSVLLDKVYSFPVFGTLILVIAWTIYALRNGIEIKFFAFLGRISFSVYLFHMTYYFLLAKIGVLKIDLLWSVVAVIIVSPAFVLLCLGLERFGNDVARKLKKVGA, from the coding sequence TTGACTGCTTTGACTCAACATGCTGGCACCGCTGATACTAGATCTTCTAGTGAGTCACTTAGAGGGCTTGCAATATTAGCTGTCTTGGTGAATCACTACATAAATGATTACTCAACAATGAATGTTGGTGGGTTTGCAAATGTGATTGTGTCGGTCTTTTTCTTGCTCAGCGGTTATGGGATTTTTGCCTCTGTACGCAAAAAAGTTATCAAGGATTTCTCCATTATCAGTTTGGTGCTTTTCTTTCGAGATCGTCTAGTGCGCCTGTTCCCTCTGTATTGGATTGCTCTTGCTGCGCAGATGCTCGTCAATCATGAACCCTACCAGGTGTCTGATTTTCTGGGGATAGGAGCGGAGGGTCACTACTGGTTTATCTCTGCCATCCTTCAGTGTTATTTGCTGAGCCCTTTTCTTGCCTATGCTTTAGATCGGAAAAAGTATCTGACTCTCTTCGGAACCACGCTTGTTTTTATCGGTGTTTACTTTCTCCCTTCTCACTATCCCTTTCTTGCGAATACTCTCGGCTGGCTGCATTTCGTGGAGTCTCCCTATTTAGATATATATTTTTTGCATACATATCTTTTCTTTCTGGGGATGTCTCTGCAGAAGTTGGAATTAATTAAGAATCGAACGCAATGGGAGAGCAAGATCCCTAAGTCTGTGCATTGCACAATATTCTTGTTGATTTTTATTTTAATTTGCTTCTCTGTTCTGCTGGATAAGGTCTATTCCTTCCCAGTCTTTGGTACTCTAATACTCGTTATTGCATGGACTATCTATGCACTTAGGAATGGGATTGAAATTAAATTTTTCGCTTTTCTGGGAAGGATTTCATTCTCAGTGTACTTGTTTCATATGACGTACTATTTCCTTTTAGCGAAAATTGGCGTTCTAAAAATTGACCTTCTCTGGAGTGTTGTTGCAGTGATTATTGTCTCACCTGCTTTTGTTCTCCTGTGCCTGGGGTTAGAGCGCTTCGGTAATGATGTCGCTCGCAAGTTAAAAAAAGTGGGAGCCTAG
- a CDS encoding WecB/TagA/CpsF family glycosyltransferase produces MNQAEPPRRQVIGISINPLSLSQHVNLILGWATQNESRAVYVANVHMLMEARWNPDFRQVLHAADLVTPDGMPLVWMLRLLGIYDQERVAGMDLLRELCVGSQSRSIGVLFLGSSAQILAKMRQRLDIEYPSLNIVGMDPLPFRPLTPSEDRDLINKINQSKAGLLLLSLGCPKQEKWIAAHRGRVNATMIGLGGVFPVYAGLQAYAPQWARDSGLEWAYRLCQEPGRLWRRYATTIPPFLWLAAQQLANRSSKH; encoded by the coding sequence ATGAACCAGGCAGAGCCCCCTCGCAGACAAGTTATTGGCATTTCTATCAATCCCCTGTCTCTGAGCCAGCACGTCAACCTGATTCTAGGTTGGGCCACGCAGAACGAGAGCCGAGCCGTCTACGTGGCGAATGTTCATATGTTGATGGAAGCTCGCTGGAATCCGGACTTTAGACAGGTCTTGCATGCAGCAGACCTAGTGACGCCTGATGGCATGCCGCTTGTGTGGATGTTGCGTCTACTAGGAATTTACGATCAAGAACGGGTCGCTGGCATGGATCTGCTGAGAGAATTGTGTGTAGGGTCACAAAGCCGCAGTATAGGCGTCCTATTTTTAGGATCTAGCGCTCAGATTTTGGCCAAGATGCGACAACGTTTAGACATTGAATATCCTAGTCTTAATATTGTAGGCATGGATCCCTTACCTTTTCGCCCTCTAACGCCCAGTGAGGACCGAGATCTCATCAACAAAATTAATCAGAGTAAGGCTGGACTACTGCTCCTATCTTTAGGTTGCCCCAAGCAAGAAAAATGGATCGCAGCTCATCGCGGCCGGGTCAACGCAACCATGATTGGCCTAGGAGGGGTTTTCCCAGTTTACGCAGGCCTCCAAGCATACGCACCGCAATGGGCCAGAGACTCTGGGCTTGAGTGGGCCTATCGTCTATGCCAGGAACCCGGAAGACTTTGGCGGCGCTATGCAACCACCATTCCTCCATTTCTTTGGCTAGCAGCTCAGCAGCTCGCAAATCGATCTAGTAAGCACTAA
- a CDS encoding lipopolysaccharide biosynthesis protein, which produces MAEKTQLSSGHSILSGTIWNMLAVGIRLPVGFITVVVLTSVLGPEDFGRFTLTTTVVLWLKFSITLLFEQATVKLVSEADDWRPIGAKVSQITGLLSLGAVLLLWVLADAIATLLQDPALSGYLRLLSLDIPLFCLARIHNSLLIGTGQFRQRALSLGAYWLTRVLLIVGFVFLGWSVLGALLGCMAGSVASLLIGRYFIRPALFQRSEFSRDPLWVYAGPLFISSMGLQIYDKLDLLAYKALGGTVAQAGIYALALQLIIIARVFAAALNPLLLSTLSRLLKAKEQPQAKQIAQTALRILLLQLPLLAMLAASAPEWIVLGFGEQYRPAASFFAWLIFSAVGLDLLQITSAILTGLGRPRASIWLVAPLSPVALCGYFWLIPRSGALGAAQVTTVVALLGGFAGALVVQSTWTLQLPLGTFWRSVLLSGASAAVTKLWPVSAWGVFLKLAVVTVGILIGFLLLGEFRKQDLTIIKSLLPLGKSPRPQP; this is translated from the coding sequence ATGGCTGAAAAGACGCAGCTCTCCTCAGGCCATTCAATTCTGAGCGGCACGATCTGGAATATGTTGGCCGTTGGCATTCGTCTGCCGGTGGGATTTATTACGGTGGTCGTCCTTACGTCTGTGCTAGGACCGGAGGATTTTGGTCGCTTTACGCTGACGACGACGGTGGTGTTGTGGCTCAAGTTCTCGATCACGCTGCTGTTTGAGCAGGCTACGGTGAAGCTCGTGAGTGAAGCCGATGATTGGCGACCCATTGGGGCAAAAGTCAGTCAAATAACGGGCCTACTGAGCCTGGGAGCGGTACTGCTACTGTGGGTTTTAGCAGATGCGATCGCAACTCTTCTTCAAGACCCTGCTCTCTCTGGTTACTTGAGGCTACTGAGCCTTGACATACCCCTTTTCTGTCTGGCGCGCATCCACAACAGTCTACTGATTGGGACCGGTCAATTTCGCCAGCGAGCGCTGAGTTTGGGGGCTTACTGGCTCACCCGAGTTCTGCTGATTGTTGGCTTTGTCTTCCTTGGCTGGTCCGTTTTGGGTGCACTGCTAGGCTGCATGGCTGGCTCTGTTGCCTCGTTGCTGATTGGACGATACTTTATTCGTCCCGCTCTTTTTCAACGCAGCGAATTTTCCCGAGACCCTCTTTGGGTCTATGCTGGGCCTCTCTTTATCTCCAGTATGGGGCTGCAAATCTACGATAAATTAGACTTGCTTGCCTATAAAGCCCTCGGTGGTACCGTCGCTCAAGCCGGGATTTATGCCTTGGCGCTCCAGCTGATTATTATTGCGCGGGTCTTTGCCGCAGCCTTAAATCCTCTACTGCTGTCCACTCTCAGTCGGCTTTTGAAGGCAAAGGAGCAGCCCCAGGCAAAGCAAATAGCCCAAACTGCCCTACGGATTCTCTTGCTCCAGCTACCTCTGTTGGCGATGTTGGCGGCCTCAGCTCCTGAATGGATTGTCCTTGGATTTGGTGAACAATACAGACCAGCTGCTTCCTTCTTTGCCTGGCTGATCTTCAGTGCTGTGGGCCTCGATCTGCTCCAAATCACTTCAGCTATTTTGACCGGTCTTGGCCGCCCCCGAGCCAGTATTTGGCTTGTCGCACCGCTCTCTCCGGTTGCTCTTTGTGGCTATTTTTGGCTCATTCCCCGCTCAGGAGCGTTAGGGGCAGCCCAGGTCACCACCGTCGTTGCTCTGCTCGGTGGCTTCGCCGGTGCGCTGGTGGTTCAGTCTACCTGGACCCTTCAGCTTCCCTTGGGAACATTCTGGCGGAGTGTCTTACTCTCGGGCGCTAGCGCTGCTGTGACGAAGCTTTGGCCTGTTTCAGCATGGGGTGTCTTTCTGAAGCTTGCAGTCGTCACCGTGGGTATCCTCATTGGATTTCTGCTATTGGGCGAGTTCAGGAAGCAAGACCTAACAATCATCAAGTCTTTGCTTCCGCTCGGCAAAAGCCCCAGACCCCAGCCATAA
- a CDS encoding rhomboid family intramembrane serine protease, producing MDLNRLLIWLVCISCTANLIRGLQHYRTAGGWVAVSGLILGLMWVLWLHQPQTAGLLGGAVWVIFVVLPLISFRRTQVLAAQYRFQAAARCAYFGRLFHPFDGWWIYPGYLRALALAQFGRPEAIGHFERLKNTTSGLGQAAYCNLFRVKGDWEGLRRWVEQDITLENLSRYPRLISFYLQALGETNALNAMVETMDRFQSLLQKMGQIDWNLGRLIVFTYCGQPAVVSHLLQGTRTPRDRRFWLATACMAAGKPEVAQADIDEILDSGDLLYYQTLQARTQWSRSKSDLSDRSHALLRQWRPDVDRAFPSVTTSASLKTSPVTLVLIGINLLFFLREIQGGSLDILFMLNSLRGISTPDQMLLAHQEMLIQLGALVKYETVINGEWSRVLTATFLHYDISHLLFNMLGLAILGPFVEKQLGRLRFSLMYFVAGVGSMLLVLQGLDPRGLALGASGAVMGVLGAEAVILLLQWRRKPSRFAQRRLRLIGIVVASQTVFDLITPEVSFIGHISGLVLGFVAGLILQIRRGT from the coding sequence ATGGATCTCAATCGCCTTTTAATTTGGTTGGTCTGCATTTCTTGCACGGCCAATCTCATTCGCGGACTGCAGCATTATCGAACTGCAGGTGGGTGGGTGGCTGTGTCCGGCCTGATTTTGGGATTGATGTGGGTGCTGTGGTTGCATCAACCGCAAACCGCTGGTCTTCTGGGCGGTGCCGTGTGGGTCATTTTCGTCGTTCTACCCCTGATTAGCTTTCGCCGGACCCAGGTGCTTGCTGCTCAGTACCGGTTTCAGGCTGCAGCGCGCTGTGCGTACTTCGGACGTCTTTTCCATCCGTTCGATGGCTGGTGGATCTATCCCGGTTATCTGAGAGCGCTGGCGCTGGCGCAGTTTGGTCGCCCAGAGGCGATCGGTCACTTTGAACGCCTCAAAAATACGACTTCAGGTTTAGGACAGGCTGCCTACTGTAATCTATTTCGAGTCAAGGGAGACTGGGAGGGACTGCGACGCTGGGTTGAGCAAGACATTACGCTGGAGAATCTCAGCCGCTATCCCCGCCTTATTTCTTTTTACCTGCAGGCTCTGGGTGAAACGAATGCTCTCAATGCCATGGTTGAGACAATGGACCGTTTCCAGTCCCTACTGCAAAAGATGGGACAAATCGACTGGAATCTGGGTCGTTTGATTGTGTTTACCTACTGTGGACAGCCTGCAGTGGTGTCTCACCTACTGCAGGGCACGAGAACCCCTCGCGACCGCCGGTTTTGGCTCGCGACTGCCTGCATGGCCGCTGGGAAGCCGGAGGTGGCTCAAGCCGATATTGATGAGATTTTAGACAGTGGTGATTTGCTCTATTACCAAACGCTTCAAGCCCGGACGCAATGGTCGCGCTCTAAATCAGATCTCAGCGATCGCTCTCATGCTTTGCTACGGCAGTGGCGACCGGATGTGGATAGAGCCTTTCCATCGGTGACAACCTCTGCGTCCCTAAAGACATCTCCCGTTACGCTGGTGTTAATTGGTATAAACCTCCTCTTTTTCCTGCGCGAAATTCAGGGCGGGAGCCTTGATATTCTTTTCATGCTCAATAGCCTGCGAGGCATAAGTACGCCGGATCAGATGCTTCTAGCTCATCAAGAAATGCTGATTCAGCTTGGGGCTCTGGTGAAGTATGAAACGGTGATCAATGGGGAGTGGTCGCGGGTTTTGACGGCTACCTTTTTGCACTATGACATTAGCCACTTACTGTTCAATATGTTGGGTTTAGCTATCTTGGGTCCCTTTGTCGAGAAGCAGTTGGGACGTCTGCGATTTAGCCTGATGTATTTTGTGGCAGGGGTGGGTTCAATGTTATTGGTGTTGCAGGGGCTTGACCCGAGGGGGCTGGCCTTGGGAGCGTCTGGAGCCGTCATGGGCGTGCTGGGGGCAGAAGCCGTGATTTTGTTGCTGCAATGGCGACGTAAACCCTCTCGATTTGCGCAACGGCGACTCCGTCTAATTGGGATTGTGGTTGCGTCACAGACCGTTTTTGATTTAATCACCCCTGAGGTTAGTTTCATTGGTCATATTTCAGGCTTGGTTTTGGGATTTGTTGCCGGTTTGATCCTTCAAATTCGCCGTGGGACTTAA